One Pseudomonas sp. MH9.2 DNA segment encodes these proteins:
- a CDS encoding TldD/PmbA family protein — MTQQQQFEALVEWLRSAITGTEAFTLGYNAEASEFIRFNHAKVRQAGHVQQASLNVKLINDGRHADLHLTLAGDAQVDQARLAEALQQLRETLVLLPQDPYLLPNTDAWQISNSQNPPLPDTARVLEHISDLAEGLDLVGFYAAGPLYRGFASSWGALGWHQANSFNFDWSLFHANGQAVKANYAGHDWDDATFARRFQQACEQLEFLDQPLHTLAPGQYRAYLAPAALDEIIGMLCWGGFSAEALASKTSPLQRLYNGDAQLNPRVSLDEQVTGSLSPAFSGEGYPRRDLPLINAGLAQEQLVGSRSAAEYGLAANGAGGGESPSALSMAAGTLELEQVLEQLGTGLYISNLWYLNFSDQAAARLTGMTRFATFWVENGKIQAPVSTMRFDDSAYSLLGTALEALTRERELILSASTYNQRQTASSLLPGALISRLTLTL; from the coding sequence ATGACTCAGCAACAGCAGTTCGAAGCGCTGGTCGAGTGGCTGCGCAGCGCGATCACCGGAACGGAAGCTTTCACCCTCGGCTACAACGCCGAAGCCTCGGAATTCATTCGTTTCAACCATGCCAAAGTACGTCAGGCCGGGCATGTGCAGCAGGCCAGTCTGAACGTCAAATTGATCAATGACGGCCGACATGCAGACCTGCACCTGACCTTGGCGGGCGATGCTCAGGTCGATCAGGCACGCTTGGCCGAGGCGCTGCAACAATTACGCGAAACGTTGGTATTGCTACCGCAGGATCCCTATCTGCTGCCCAACACCGACGCCTGGCAGATCAGCAACAGCCAGAACCCGCCGCTGCCAGACACCGCCCGCGTGCTTGAACATATCAGTGATCTGGCTGAAGGCCTGGACCTGGTGGGCTTTTACGCCGCTGGCCCGCTGTACCGGGGTTTCGCCAGTTCATGGGGTGCTCTGGGCTGGCATCAGGCCAACAGTTTCAACTTCGACTGGAGCCTGTTCCACGCCAACGGTCAGGCAGTCAAAGCCAACTACGCGGGCCACGACTGGGACGATGCGACGTTCGCCCGGCGCTTCCAGCAAGCGTGTGAGCAACTTGAGTTTCTCGATCAACCCCTGCACACCCTGGCGCCCGGCCAATACCGCGCCTATCTGGCCCCCGCCGCGCTCGATGAAATCATCGGCATGTTGTGCTGGGGTGGTTTTTCCGCAGAAGCGCTGGCCAGCAAGACCAGCCCGCTGCAACGGCTGTACAACGGCGACGCCCAGCTCAACCCGCGAGTGAGTCTGGACGAACAGGTGACAGGCTCACTGTCACCGGCGTTCTCCGGAGAAGGGTATCCGCGCCGGGATCTGCCGCTGATCAATGCGGGCCTCGCCCAAGAACAACTGGTCGGTTCGCGCAGCGCGGCAGAGTATGGCCTGGCCGCCAACGGTGCTGGCGGAGGCGAATCGCCAAGTGCACTGAGCATGGCGGCAGGTACGCTGGAGCTGGAGCAGGTACTCGAACAGCTCGGCACCGGGCTCTATATCAGCAACCTTTGGTACCTCAACTTCTCCGACCAGGCAGCCGCACGCCTGACCGGAATGACCCGCTTCGCCACGTTCTGGGTCGAGAATGGCAAGATTCAGGCGCCCGTCAGCACCATGCGTTTCGACGACAGCGCCTACAGCCTGCTGGGTACCGCCCTCGAAGCGTTGACCCGAGAGCGGGAACTGATTCTGTCCGCCAGCACCTACAATCAACGCCAGACAGCTTCAAGCCTGCTGCCGGGCGCCTTGATCAGCCGATTGACCCTCACGCTCTAA
- a CDS encoding TldD/PmbA family protein: MFDFSAQLKQRFAALQSRAEFFSLRYVRQTSQHLSVRKNVAEPPHLSRDEGAMLTVRINGVEAYAATNDVSQRGLQTALEKAEQHALALAPHALLDLRDQPVSISRADYLSPNLSDAFPSLSECYQLLGAESAAVPADKRLVSWQVSLGLENVEQIYLNSAGAEIRQAQRYVYPGMSVTAYDGQDSQTRSLGRDNFGQQGGAEVIANCGLIGAAAQVADQALQLIMAPNTPSGPRDLLLTPDQMILQIHESIGHPLELDRILGDERNYAGTSFVKASDFGSLQYGSELLNVTFNPDIPEQLASYAYDDDGTPANKEFLIREGLLIRPLGGALSQYRSGMEGVANSRACSWNRPPIDRMANLNIEPGDQPLEQLIGGIEHGILMSTNRSWSIDDARNKFQFGCEWGQLIENGELKGVVKNPNYRAISAYFWRNLSAVGDASTFEVLGTPNCGKGEPNQVVRVGHASPACVFSQVDVFGGDA, translated from the coding sequence ATGTTCGATTTCTCCGCTCAGCTCAAGCAGCGGTTTGCCGCCTTGCAGAGTCGCGCCGAATTTTTCTCGCTGCGTTACGTCCGGCAAACCAGCCAACACCTGTCGGTACGCAAAAACGTCGCCGAGCCCCCGCACCTGAGCCGTGACGAAGGTGCGATGTTGACGGTGCGGATCAACGGCGTCGAAGCCTACGCCGCGACTAACGATGTCTCGCAACGGGGGCTACAGACCGCGCTGGAAAAAGCCGAGCAACATGCTCTGGCTCTCGCACCCCACGCCCTTCTGGATCTTCGCGATCAGCCGGTGTCCATCAGCCGCGCCGATTATCTTTCGCCCAACCTCAGCGACGCCTTCCCATCGCTGAGTGAGTGTTACCAATTGCTCGGCGCCGAGTCTGCCGCCGTGCCCGCCGACAAACGTCTGGTGAGCTGGCAGGTCAGCCTTGGCCTGGAGAACGTCGAGCAAATTTACCTGAACAGCGCCGGTGCCGAGATTCGTCAGGCCCAGCGTTACGTCTACCCGGGAATGAGCGTCACCGCTTACGACGGCCAGGACAGCCAGACCCGCAGCCTCGGCCGCGACAACTTTGGCCAGCAAGGCGGCGCCGAAGTCATCGCCAACTGCGGGCTGATTGGCGCGGCGGCGCAGGTTGCCGATCAGGCCTTGCAACTGATCATGGCCCCCAACACCCCGTCGGGACCGCGTGATCTGCTGCTGACGCCGGACCAGATGATCCTGCAAATCCATGAATCAATCGGCCATCCGCTGGAACTGGACCGCATTCTCGGCGACGAGCGTAATTACGCGGGCACCAGCTTCGTCAAAGCCAGTGACTTCGGCAGCCTGCAATACGGCTCGGAACTGCTCAACGTGACCTTTAACCCGGACATACCCGAACAGCTCGCCAGCTACGCGTATGACGACGACGGCACGCCAGCGAACAAAGAGTTCCTGATCCGCGAAGGCTTGCTGATTCGGCCCTTGGGCGGCGCGTTGTCGCAATACCGCTCCGGCATGGAAGGGGTCGCCAACAGCCGCGCGTGCAGCTGGAACCGCCCGCCGATCGACCGCATGGCCAATCTGAATATCGAGCCCGGAGACCAACCACTGGAACAGCTGATCGGCGGCATCGAGCACGGCATCCTGATGTCGACCAACCGCTCGTGGTCGATTGATGACGCACGCAATAAATTCCAGTTCGGGTGCGAATGGGGTCAATTGATCGAAAACGGCGAACTCAAAGGCGTGGTAAAAAACCCGAACTACCGGGCCATTTCCGCGTACTTCTGGCGCAACCTCAGCGCTGTTGGCGATGCCAGTACCTTTGAAGTCCTGGGCACACCCAACTGTGGCAAAGGCGAACCTAATCAGGTGGTCCGCGTAGGCCATGCCTCACCCGCCTGTGTCTTCTCCCAGGTCGATGTTTTCGGAGGGGATGCGTGA
- the dbpA gene encoding ATP-dependent RNA helicase DbpA translates to MTSTAFNSLPLSAPMLANLESLGYAEMTPIQAQSLPVILKGMDLIAQAKTGSGKTAAFGIGLLNPINPRFFGCQALVLCPTRELADQVAKEIRRLARSEDNIKVLTLCGGVPFGPQIGSLEHGAHIIVGTPGRIQQHLRKGSLVLDGLNTLILDEADRMLDMGFYDSIENIIEQTPAKRQTLLFSATYPTGIKQLSSKFMRTPQTVKVEALHADSQIEQHFYEITPEQRLEAVVKVLGHFRPQSCVAFCFTKQQCQEVVDHLTAKGISAVGLHGDLEQRDRDQVLAMFANRSTSVLVATDVAARGLDIDALDMVLNVELARDSEMHIHRVGRTGRAGEKGLAISLVAPSEAHRARAIEDVQRSPLKWEQLDELKSKGGAPLQPTMTTLMIGAGRKDKVRPGDILGALTGDAGIPGTQVGKIAIFDFQAYVAVESVVAMQALERLNNGKIKGRSLRVRIL, encoded by the coding sequence GTGACTAGCACCGCTTTTAACTCACTGCCTCTTTCCGCACCCATGTTGGCTAACCTGGAGTCCCTTGGTTATGCCGAGATGACGCCGATTCAGGCACAGAGCCTGCCGGTGATTCTCAAGGGCATGGACCTGATTGCCCAGGCCAAGACCGGCAGTGGCAAGACCGCTGCGTTCGGCATCGGCCTGCTCAACCCGATCAACCCGCGCTTCTTCGGTTGCCAGGCGTTGGTGCTGTGCCCAACCCGTGAGCTGGCCGACCAGGTGGCCAAGGAAATCCGCCGTCTGGCGCGCTCCGAAGACAACATCAAGGTCCTGACCCTGTGCGGCGGCGTGCCGTTCGGCCCACAGATCGGCTCGTTGGAACACGGCGCGCACATCATCGTCGGCACCCCAGGACGCATTCAGCAGCACCTACGCAAGGGCTCACTGGTCCTCGACGGCCTGAACACGCTGATCCTCGACGAAGCCGACCGTATGCTCGACATGGGTTTCTACGACTCGATCGAGAACATCATCGAGCAGACCCCGGCCAAGCGTCAGACCCTGCTGTTTTCGGCGACCTACCCGACCGGTATCAAGCAGCTGTCCTCGAAGTTCATGCGCACGCCGCAAACGGTCAAGGTCGAAGCCTTGCACGCGGACAGCCAGATCGAGCAGCACTTCTACGAAATCACCCCGGAGCAACGTCTTGAAGCCGTGGTGAAGGTACTCGGGCATTTCCGCCCTCAGTCCTGCGTCGCGTTCTGCTTCACCAAGCAGCAATGCCAGGAAGTGGTCGATCACCTGACCGCCAAAGGCATTTCCGCCGTCGGCCTGCACGGCGACCTGGAACAGCGTGATCGGGATCAAGTCCTGGCGATGTTCGCCAACCGCAGCACCTCGGTGCTGGTTGCGACCGATGTCGCGGCGCGTGGTCTGGATATCGACGCACTGGACATGGTGCTCAACGTCGAACTGGCACGGGACTCGGAAATGCACATTCACCGGGTTGGTCGTACCGGTCGCGCCGGCGAGAAAGGTCTGGCGATCAGCCTGGTTGCACCGTCCGAAGCACACCGTGCCCGAGCCATCGAAGACGTGCAGAGATCTCCGCTGAAGTGGGAACAACTGGACGAACTGAAAAGCAAAGGCGGCGCACCGCTGCAACCGACCATGACCACGCTGATGATCGGCGCGGGCCGTAAGGATAAGGTTCGCCCTGGCGATATTCTTGGCGCTTTGACCGGCGATGCCGGCATTCCCGGCACCCAGGTCGGTAAAATCGCCATTTTCGATTTCCAGGCGTATGTGGCCGTCGAAAGCGTCGTGGCCATGCAAGCGCTGGAGCGCTTGAACAACGGCAAAATCAAAGGCCGCTCGTTGCGCGTGCGGATTTTGTAA
- a CDS encoding NAD(P)/FAD-dependent oxidoreductase yields the protein MPVTDVVIIGAGAAGLMCALTAANRGRKVMLIDHANKAGKKILMSGGGRCNFTNLYTEPDNFLSQNPHFCKSALARYTQWDFIALVAKHGVAYHEKKLGQLFCDNKSSDILDMLLNECEQAGVSLHLDTSVQNIEKTDTGYSLNTTAGVLNCQSLVVATGGLSIPTLGATGFGYQVGKQFGHTLLPTRAGLVPFTITDQLKTLCTELSGTSVDCLVSCNDTSFRENILFTHRGLSGPAILQISSFWQSGETVVINLMPDHDVPSWLLQQQAERPNSELKTLLGEIFTKKMANLLAEHWFVSKPMKQYTPSELSDIAEKLACWQVVPAGTEGYRTAEVTLGGIDTREVSSKTMESLKSPGLYFIGEVLDVSGHLGGFNFQWAWASAYAAAQYV from the coding sequence TTGCCCGTTACTGACGTTGTGATCATCGGCGCTGGCGCCGCAGGCTTGATGTGCGCGCTGACCGCCGCCAATCGTGGGCGCAAGGTGATGCTGATCGATCACGCGAACAAGGCTGGCAAGAAAATCCTCATGTCTGGCGGTGGGCGCTGCAATTTCACCAACCTCTACACCGAGCCTGACAACTTCCTCTCGCAAAACCCGCACTTCTGCAAATCCGCCCTGGCGCGTTATACCCAATGGGATTTCATCGCCCTGGTGGCCAAGCATGGCGTGGCGTACCACGAGAAAAAACTCGGTCAGTTATTTTGTGATAACAAATCCAGCGACATCCTCGACATGCTGCTCAACGAATGCGAACAGGCTGGCGTCAGCCTGCATCTGGACACGTCGGTGCAGAACATCGAAAAAACCGACACCGGTTACAGCCTGAACACCACGGCGGGCGTGTTGAATTGCCAGTCGCTGGTCGTCGCCACTGGCGGCCTGTCGATCCCGACGCTGGGGGCTACCGGCTTCGGTTATCAAGTGGGCAAGCAGTTCGGCCATACCTTGCTGCCGACCCGTGCCGGGCTGGTGCCGTTCACCATCACCGACCAACTCAAAACGCTGTGCACCGAGTTGTCCGGTACATCGGTGGATTGCCTGGTCAGCTGCAACGACACAAGCTTTCGCGAAAACATCCTGTTCACCCATCGCGGCCTCAGCGGGCCGGCGATTTTGCAGATATCTTCGTTCTGGCAATCAGGCGAAACGGTCGTCATCAACCTGATGCCGGACCACGATGTGCCAAGCTGGCTACTGCAACAACAAGCCGAACGGCCCAACAGCGAACTGAAAACCCTGCTGGGCGAAATCTTCACCAAGAAAATGGCCAACCTGCTCGCCGAGCACTGGTTCGTTTCCAAACCGATGAAGCAGTACACCCCGAGCGAACTCAGCGATATCGCCGAAAAACTCGCGTGCTGGCAGGTGGTGCCCGCAGGTACCGAAGGCTATCGCACGGCGGAAGTGACCCTCGGCGGAATAGACACCCGTGAAGTGTCTTCCAAGACCATGGAGTCGCTGAAATCGCCAGGGCTGTATTTCATTGGCGAAGTGCTGGACGTCAGTGGGCATCTGGGCGGTTTCAATTTCCAGTGGGCCTGGGCCTCGGCCTATGCGGCCGCGCAATACGTCTGA
- a CDS encoding RraA family protein codes for MINPNAEPLDPKWLQAFSKIPAAAVSDCLGRNVGGLGLKAFHGNTPMLGSALTVRVRPGDNLMILKAMQMARPGDVLVIDGSADLTRAVFGGIMRAMALKAGIVGVVINGALRDLDEWQTGELPAYAIGGVHRGPSTDGGGEINVPISCAGMLVMPGDLMIGDGDGVVAAARSELAELLVRCHDLLAREKATLEAIQAGTLDPARFDAILRSKGCPV; via the coding sequence ATGATCAACCCAAACGCTGAACCCCTCGACCCGAAATGGCTGCAAGCCTTCAGCAAGATTCCCGCCGCAGCGGTCAGCGACTGCCTGGGCCGCAATGTCGGCGGTCTGGGGCTCAAAGCGTTCCACGGTAATACTCCCATGCTCGGCAGCGCCCTGACCGTGCGCGTTCGTCCTGGCGATAACCTGATGATCCTCAAAGCCATGCAAATGGCCCGTCCCGGCGATGTGCTGGTCATCGACGGCAGCGCCGACCTGACCCGCGCGGTGTTCGGCGGCATCATGCGCGCCATGGCACTCAAGGCCGGCATCGTCGGCGTGGTCATCAACGGCGCCCTGCGTGACCTCGATGAGTGGCAGACCGGCGAGCTTCCGGCTTATGCCATCGGTGGCGTACACCGTGGCCCGAGTACCGACGGTGGCGGCGAAATCAACGTACCGATTTCCTGCGCGGGCATGCTGGTAATGCCCGGCGACTTGATGATCGGCGACGGTGATGGAGTAGTCGCCGCAGCCCGCAGTGAACTGGCTGAACTGCTGGTGCGCTGCCACGACCTGCTGGCGCGCGAAAAAGCCACGCTGGAAGCGATCCAGGCCGGCACGCTGGACCCGGCACGCTTCGACGCAATTCTGCGCAGCAAGGGTTGCCCGGTTTAA
- the mdtD gene encoding multidrug transporter subunit MdtD, whose protein sequence is MPNSTPFLDARTLRWLPWVVAIAFFMQSLDGTILNTALPAMARSLAEDPLRMQSVVIAYMLTVALLIPASGWIADRFGIKRIFFGAILLFSLGSLLCALSSSLSMLVAARVVQGLGGALMVPIGRLIVLRAYPRSELVRIMSFITVPGLLGPLLGPTLGGWIVEYLSWHWIFLINLPVGLLGCYAVKTLVPDLQGGGRTRFDGVGFALFGASMVLITIALEGLGELHLPHMRVVLLLFGGMACLAAYWLRAGNIDYPLFAPALFRTRSFAVGIFGNLFSRLGSGALPFLVPLLLQVALGYSPSKAGMSMIPLAIAAMLTKPVARPLIERLGYRVVLTGNTFLLGALLASLALVDAQTQYWVLLVHLGLMGAVNSLQFTAMNAVTLIDLDDASAASGNSLLSVVAQLSLSLGVACAAALLGGFTDDVTSGEVSSLLGAFQMTFLSVGVLSMLAAGIFLQLPPKGSQGVPRPEPEIEH, encoded by the coding sequence ATGCCGAACAGCACACCGTTTCTGGATGCTCGAACCCTGCGCTGGCTGCCATGGGTCGTCGCGATTGCGTTTTTCATGCAAAGCCTCGACGGCACGATCCTCAACACCGCGTTGCCGGCCATGGCCCGTTCCCTGGCCGAAGACCCGTTGCGCATGCAGTCGGTAGTGATCGCGTACATGCTGACCGTGGCCTTGCTGATTCCAGCGTCGGGCTGGATCGCGGACCGGTTCGGCATCAAGCGGATTTTCTTTGGCGCGATCCTGTTGTTCAGCCTGGGCTCACTGCTGTGTGCGCTGTCCAGCTCACTGAGCATGCTGGTGGCCGCACGCGTGGTTCAGGGCCTGGGCGGTGCGTTGATGGTGCCCATCGGCCGCTTGATTGTGTTGCGCGCCTACCCCCGCTCCGAGCTGGTGCGGATCATGAGTTTCATCACGGTGCCCGGCCTGCTCGGCCCGTTGCTGGGACCTACCCTGGGTGGCTGGATCGTTGAGTACCTGAGCTGGCACTGGATTTTCCTGATCAACCTGCCCGTGGGACTGCTCGGCTGTTACGCGGTCAAAACCCTCGTGCCGGACCTGCAAGGCGGTGGCCGAACACGCTTCGATGGCGTCGGCTTTGCGCTGTTCGGTGCGTCGATGGTGCTGATCACCATCGCTCTGGAAGGCTTGGGCGAACTTCACCTGCCGCACATGCGCGTGGTGCTGCTGTTGTTTGGCGGCATGGCCTGTCTGGCGGCTTACTGGCTGCGGGCCGGGAATATCGATTACCCCTTGTTCGCACCAGCGCTGTTCCGAACCCGGTCTTTCGCTGTAGGGATTTTTGGCAACCTTTTCTCCCGGCTGGGCAGCGGCGCCCTGCCCTTCCTGGTACCGCTACTGTTACAAGTGGCCCTCGGTTATTCACCCTCCAAGGCCGGGATGAGCATGATCCCGCTGGCCATCGCCGCCATGCTCACCAAGCCGGTGGCACGCCCGCTGATTGAACGCCTCGGTTACCGTGTGGTGCTGACCGGCAACACGTTTCTGCTGGGTGCACTGCTGGCGAGTCTGGCGCTGGTCGACGCACAGACTCAGTATTGGGTGTTGCTGGTCCATCTCGGCTTGATGGGCGCGGTGAATTCACTGCAGTTCACCGCGATGAACGCCGTGACCCTGATCGACCTCGACGACGCCAGCGCCGCCAGCGGTAACAGCCTGCTGTCCGTTGTGGCGCAGTTGTCCTTGAGCCTTGGGGTGGCCTGCGCCGCCGCGTTGCTGGGCGGCTTTACCGACGACGTGACCAGCGGCGAAGTGAGCAGCCTGTTGGGCGCGTTCCAAATGACCTTCCTCAGTGTTGGCGTGCTGTCGATGCTGGCCGCCGGGATTTTCTTGCAGTTGCCGCCCAAGGGGAGTCAGGGTGTTCCTCGTCCGGAACCAGAGATCGAGCATTAA
- the yccS gene encoding YccS family putative transporter: MSSTSFRHTLRRLWALDKFSYSMRVFIALTGSMALCWYQNEMGLLTPVFLGIIASALAETDDSWQGRLNALAVTLVCFSVASLAVELLFPYPLIFVFALALAAFGLTMLGALGERYGTIASATLILSVYTMIGVDQRGGEVNDFWHEPMLLVAGAAWYGLLSVLWQMLFSNQPVQQSLARLFRELGLYLELKATLFEPIRQLDIEARRLKLAQQNGRVVAALNAAKEIILHRVGDGRPGAKVSRYLKLYFLAQDIHERASSSHYPYNALAEAFFHSDVLFRCLRLLRQQGVACRLLSESIQLRQPFIYDEGFAHAQEDLHASLEYLRTQNNPAWRGLLRSLRALAANLGTLDRLIKDASNPDSLADATDSSLLDRSPHTFKDVWDRLRLQMTPTSLLFRHALRLPLALSIGYGMVHLVHPTQGYWIILTTLFVCQPNYGATRRKLVQRISGTAIGLTAGWALFDLFPSPLIQAMFAVVAGVVFFVNRTTRYTLSTAAITLMVLFCFNQVGDSYGLFLPRLFDTLLGSLIAGLTVFLFLPDWQGRRLNKVLANTLTCNSIYLRQIMQQYAKGKSDDLTYRLARRNAHNADAALSTTLANMLMEPGHFRKEADVGFRFLVLSHTLLSYLSGLGAHRETQLPAEVREHLIEGAAASLAASIDEIAQSLANKKPVAIQSDAEEALASDLEHMPDDMDESQRLVQTQLALIGRQLGPLRTLAAHLIKEPTEA, translated from the coding sequence ATGTCATCGACTTCCTTTCGTCATACGCTCCGTCGTTTGTGGGCGCTGGACAAGTTCAGCTACAGCATGCGGGTGTTTATTGCGCTAACCGGCAGCATGGCGCTGTGCTGGTATCAAAATGAAATGGGCCTGCTGACCCCGGTTTTTCTGGGAATTATCGCCAGCGCCCTGGCCGAAACCGATGACAGCTGGCAGGGCCGCCTGAATGCGCTGGCAGTGACGCTGGTGTGTTTCAGCGTCGCGTCACTTGCCGTCGAGCTGCTATTCCCCTACCCCCTGATTTTTGTCTTTGCGCTGGCGCTGGCCGCCTTTGGCCTGACCATGCTCGGCGCCTTGGGCGAACGGTATGGCACCATCGCTTCGGCCACGCTGATTCTGTCTGTGTACACCATGATCGGCGTGGATCAGCGCGGGGGCGAGGTCAACGATTTCTGGCACGAGCCCATGCTGCTGGTCGCTGGCGCCGCCTGGTACGGGCTGCTGTCGGTGCTGTGGCAAATGCTGTTTTCCAATCAGCCTGTGCAGCAAAGCCTGGCCCGACTGTTTCGTGAGCTGGGGCTGTATCTGGAACTCAAGGCGACACTGTTCGAGCCGATCCGGCAACTCGACATCGAAGCGCGCCGACTGAAACTGGCGCAGCAAAACGGTCGCGTCGTCGCGGCCCTGAATGCAGCCAAGGAAATCATTCTGCACCGCGTCGGCGATGGGCGGCCCGGCGCCAAGGTCAGCCGCTATCTGAAGCTGTACTTTCTCGCCCAGGACATTCACGAACGCGCCAGTTCGTCGCATTACCCCTACAACGCGTTGGCCGAAGCGTTCTTCCACAGTGATGTACTGTTCCGTTGTTTGCGCTTGCTGCGCCAACAGGGAGTCGCCTGCCGCTTGCTGTCGGAGTCGATCCAGTTGCGTCAGCCATTCATCTACGATGAGGGCTTTGCCCACGCGCAGGAAGACTTGCACGCTTCGCTGGAGTACCTGCGCACCCAGAACAACCCGGCATGGCGTGGGCTCCTGCGCTCATTGCGCGCTCTGGCCGCGAACCTGGGCACACTCGATCGACTGATCAAGGATGCCAGCAATCCCGACAGCCTGGCCGACGCCACAGACAGCAGCCTGCTCGACCGTTCGCCCCACACATTCAAGGACGTGTGGGATCGCTTGCGCCTGCAAATGACCCCCACCTCGCTGCTGTTCCGCCACGCCTTGCGTCTGCCATTGGCGTTGAGCATCGGTTACGGCATGGTGCACTTGGTGCACCCGACCCAGGGTTACTGGATCATTCTGACCACGCTGTTCGTCTGCCAACCCAACTACGGCGCAACCCGGCGCAAACTGGTTCAACGGATCAGTGGTACGGCGATAGGCCTGACTGCAGGATGGGCGTTGTTTGATCTATTCCCCAGCCCGCTGATTCAAGCAATGTTCGCCGTGGTCGCTGGTGTGGTGTTCTTCGTCAACCGAACCACCCGCTACACCCTGTCGACGGCGGCAATCACCTTGATGGTGTTGTTCTGCTTCAACCAGGTAGGCGACAGTTACGGACTGTTCCTTCCGCGGTTGTTCGACACCTTGCTTGGAAGCTTGATTGCCGGGCTGACCGTGTTCCTGTTCCTTCCGGACTGGCAGGGGCGGCGCTTGAATAAAGTGCTGGCGAACACCCTGACCTGCAACAGCATTTACCTGCGCCAGATCATGCAGCAATACGCCAAAGGCAAAAGTGATGACCTGACGTACCGCCTGGCCCGGCGCAACGCGCACAACGCCGATGCGGCACTGTCCACCACCTTGGCTAATATGCTGATGGAGCCGGGGCACTTCCGCAAAGAAGCCGACGTGGGCTTTCGCTTTCTGGTGTTGTCACACACGTTGCTCAGCTACCTGTCGGGCTTGGGCGCGCACCGCGAAACCCAGTTGCCGGCCGAAGTACGCGAACATTTGATTGAGGGTGCTGCGGCAAGCCTGGCAGCGAGCATTGATGAAATCGCCCAAAGCCTGGCCAATAAAAAACCGGTAGCGATCCAGAGCGAT